Proteins encoded within one genomic window of Humulus lupulus chromosome 1, drHumLupu1.1, whole genome shotgun sequence:
- the LOC133816384 gene encoding uncharacterized protein LOC133816384, translating to MASHFIGWNYYTWLANEGRILLVWQANIVYVEVLTESDQFIHAYVKEFSSSKEFCVSFVNGRNTIEERLQLWQDLFGLSFPVNPWLVAGDFNVVFDFNDQLGGHDVAAMEMVDAQRWRSIGLVDELRTSGSHFTWTNKQAAEARIYSKLDRFREIVLENWSKLIKAHGLERIMRKLVRLKHVLRKFNKREIGDVVHNYNVAKENYQSAQCQLQKDPHSADLQREESIMGSHSTVSVPIQRDCFSHGSILSLDQHLRLIKPFTKKDVEAAMFSINSSKSLGPDGYGSGFFKVMWKDLEEEISDAIMGFFYHGLLLDELNNATLSLIPKVETPTKAVEYRPIACCNTLYKCISKMLCGRLTKVLPLLVNQNQGAFVKDRLLAHNILIFQDIIKGYKRKNISPRCVIKIDLSKAYDTIDWQFLEDILNAYYFPNRFIRWVMICLKGTSYSILMNSRLEGRFIGKKGLRQGDPISPLLFVLVMEYFTRLLIKYSFSKEFRFHPNCKKLKLVSLCFADDLVIFCKGTSNSFQVIKECFTAFSLASGLTANFAKSQVYFGGLAEEDSKQILSRLQFVEGSFPLKYLGIPLRPTKWKAGNCAVIIKKIHLKLHTWSSRHLSFVGRAQLINSVLLGIRSFWMSIFLLPKSVIYEIDHLCRRFLWGTNDSNRNKSKMHLTAWDQVCLPKSLGGIGFKEGSKWNKVLLAKYMWAISSKQDILWVKWVDAIYLKGQNFWEYKLKTDVSWYWRKLVNLKSVFTCGKLEDAAKTSKINLRKLYIHMLNKERVHFAIVVWCNMFSQQVRSNVASWLGLDIWLMKYEEWSSWLVGKPKGLKQKIAATALAASVYMIWWNRNTCLFRSFFMTADCIDHLIKFYLKARIFRLPRTKFGKNDLAFVEKFDQV from the exons ATGGCTAGTCATTTTATTGGCTGGAACTATTATACTTGGTTAGCTAATGAAGGCAGAATTCTTCTAGTTTGGCAGGCCAATATTGTATATGTTGAGGTGTTAACAGAAAGTGATCAGTTTATTCATGCTTATGTTAAAGAATTCAGTTCGAGTAAAGAGTTTTGTGTGTCTTTTGTTAATGGAAGGAATACGATTGAGGAGAGGTTACAGCTTTGGCAAGATCTTTTTGGGTTGTCTTTTCCAGTCAATCCTTGGCTTGTGGCTGGAGACTTtaatgttgtatttgattttaatGATCAGCTTGGTGGTCATGATGTTGCTGCTATGGAAATGGTGGATGCTCAAAGATGGAGATCTATAGGGTTGGTTGATGAACTTCGCACTAGTGGTTCTCATTTCACTTGGACAAATAAGCAAGCTGCTGAGGCTAGAATCTACTCCAAATTGGATC GATTCAGAGAGATTGTGTTGGAGAACTGGAGTAAGCTGATTAAGGCTCATGGTTTAGAGAGAATAATGAGGAAATTGGTGAGACTCAAACATGTCCTTCGCAAGTTTAACAAAAGGGAAATTGGTGATGTTGTGCACAATTATAATGTAGCCAAGGAGAACTACCAATCTGCCCAATGTCAGCTCCAAAAAGATCCTCATTCAGCTGATCTTCAAAGAGAGGAAAG TATTATGGGAAGTCATAGTACAGTTTCTGTTCCGATTCAGAGGGATTGTTTTAGTCATGGAAGCATTCTGTCTTTGGACCAACATCTGAGATTGATAAAACCATTCACCAAGAAGGATGTGGAAGCTGCGATGTTCAGTATTAACTCGAGTAAAAGCCTGGGTCCTGATGGATATGGGTCGGGTTTTTTCAAAGTTATGTGGAAAGATTTGGAAGAAGAAATATCTGATGCCATAATGGGATTTTTTTATCATGGTTTGCTACTTGATGAGCTTAACAATGCAACTCTCTCTCTGATTCCGAAGGTTGAAACTCCTACTAAGGCTGTGGAGTACAGACCCATAGCTTGTTGTAATACACTctataaatgtatttcaaaaatgCTATGTGGTAGGTTGACTAAGGTTCTTCCTCTTTTAGTTAATCAAAATCAAGGAGCATTTGTTAAGGATAGATTGTTGGCTCATAATATCCTCATTTTTCAGGATATTATTAAAGGGTACAAGAGGAAAAACATCTCCCCTAGATGTGTGATAAAAATTGACCTTAGCAAAGCTTATGACACTATAGATTGGcaatttttagaagatattcTTAATGCTTACTATTTTCCCAACAGGTTTATTCGATGGGTGATGATATGTTTGAAGGGTACCTCTTACTCTATTCTGATGAACAGTAGGCTCGAAGGGAGATTTATTGGTAAAAAAGGTCTAAGGCAAGGGGACCCTATATCTCCCTTGCTGTTTGTTCTAGTCATGGAATACTTCACTCGGCTTCTCATTAAATATTCTTTCAGCAAGGAATTCAGATTTCATCCGAATTGTAAAAAACTGAAATTAGTTAGCCTATGTTTTGCTGATGATTTGGTGATATTCTGTAAGGGAACTTCTAATTCGTTTCAGGTTATCAAAGAATGTTTCACAGCTTTTAGTTTGGCTTCTGGTTTAACAGCTAATTTTGCTAAATCTCAGGTATATTTTGGGGGTTTGGCTGAGGAAGACTCAAAGCAGATTCTGTCTAGGCTCCAATTTGTAGAAGGGTCATTTCCTCTAAAGTATCTTGGAATTCCTCTTCGTCCTACTAAATGGAAAGCTGGCAACTGTGCTGTTATCATTAAAAAGATTCACCTGAAGCTTCACACTTGGTCTAGTCGTCATCTGTCATTTGTTGGGCGTGCACAGCTTATTAATTCTGTTTTGCTGGGAATAAGATCATTCTGGATGAGTATATTCCTCCTTCCCAAGAGTGTCATTTATGAGATAGATCATTTGTGCAGGCGGTTTCTATGGGGGACCAATGACAGTAATAGGAACAAAAGCAAAATGCATCTCACTGCATGGGATCAGGTCTGCTTGCCTAAGAGTTTGGGCGGTATTGGGTTTAAGGAAGGGTCCAAATGGAATAAAGTGTTACTAGCTAAATATATGTGGGCTATTTCCTCTAAACAAGACATCCTCTGGGTGAAATGGGTGGATGCCATCTATCTCAAAGGGCAGAATTTTTGGGAGTATAAGCTCAAAACTGATGTGAGCTGGTACTGGAGAAAGCTTGTCAATCTGAAATCTGTTTTCACTTGTGGAAAACTGGAGGATGCAGCCAAGACTAGCAAGATTAATCTGAGAAAGCTTTATATTCATATGCTAAATAAGGAGAGAGTCCATTTTGCCATTGTAGTTTGGTGCAATATG TTTTCTCAGCAAGTTAGATCAAATGTGGCTTCTTGGCTAGGCTTGGATATATGGCTGATGAAGTATGAAGAGTGGTCCTCTTGGTTGGTTGGGAAACCTAAAGGTCTGAAGCAAAAAATAGCAGCAACTGCATTGGCTGCTTCAGTTTATATGATTTGGTGGAATCGTAACACTTGTCTATTCCGATCTTTCTTTATGACAGCTGATTGTATAGATCATTTGATCAAGTTTTATTTGAAAGCTAGAATTTTTAGGCTTCCTAGGACAAAATTTGGGAAAAATGATTTAGCTTTTGTTGAGAAGTTTGACCAGGTGTAA